One window from the genome of Gemmatimonadota bacterium encodes:
- the rfbA gene encoding glucose-1-phosphate thymidylyltransferase RfbA — MKGIILAGGHGLRLYPQTLAISKQIIPIFDKPMIYYPLSVLMMAGIRDILVISSPEHIDLYRRLFGDGSALGMRFDYAVQPAPEGVAQAFLIGESFIGNDPCALIFGDNFFYGSSLPELVERAAQHREGGLVFACYVKEPERYGVVEFDERQRAVNIEEKPRHPRSNYAVTGMYFYDNEVVSIAKTLRPSGRGELEITDVNNIYLRRGMLKVERFDEGIFWMDTGTPESLLEASNFVQAVEHRQGLKIGCVEEIAYRKGFIDRDQVLRIGNLVEDNPYCEYLRRLCGTDSPGGPAE; from the coding sequence ATGAAGGGCATCATCCTCGCGGGCGGCCACGGGTTGCGGCTCTACCCGCAGACCCTGGCCATATCCAAGCAGATCATCCCCATCTTCGACAAGCCGATGATCTATTACCCGCTGTCCGTCCTCATGATGGCGGGCATCCGGGACATCCTGGTCATCTCATCCCCCGAACACATCGACCTGTACCGGCGGCTGTTCGGTGACGGGAGCGCACTTGGCATGCGTTTCGACTATGCCGTGCAACCCGCGCCGGAGGGGGTGGCGCAGGCCTTCCTGATCGGTGAGTCGTTTATCGGGAATGATCCCTGCGCGCTGATTTTCGGCGACAACTTCTTCTACGGAAGCAGCCTGCCGGAACTGGTCGAGCGCGCCGCGCAGCACAGGGAAGGAGGACTCGTCTTCGCCTGCTACGTCAAGGAGCCCGAACGGTACGGCGTGGTCGAATTCGACGAGCGTCAACGGGCCGTCAATATCGAGGAGAAGCCCCGCCATCCCCGGTCCAACTACGCCGTTACGGGCATGTACTTCTACGACAACGAAGTCGTGTCCATCGCGAAGACCCTGCGCCCATCGGGACGCGGTGAGCTCGAGATCACCGACGTGAACAACATCTATCTGCGCAGGGGCATGCTGAAGGTGGAACGCTTCGACGAAGGGATCTTCTGGATGGATACCGGTACGCCGGAAAGCCTGCTGGAGGCGAGCAATTTTGTCCAGGCCGTCGAGCACCGGCAGGGGCTGAAGATCGGATGCGTGGAGGAGATCGCCTACCGAAAGGGCTTCATCGACCGGGACCAGGTGCTGAGGATCGGCAACCTGGTGGAAGACAACCCGTACTGCGAGTACCTGAGGCGGTTATGCGGTACGGACAGTCCTGGCGGTCCGGCCGAGTAG
- a CDS encoding formylglycine-generating enzyme family protein: MNAASLGRATNDVDGASLVLVPEGRFTMGSDRKAVLALWKEMGWDQRWLDHTVGGKHWIGELHEHEVEISACWMYEEPVTIGQYHAFIEDSGREPPVDQDIHRSWNSAWTEGLPIPGSEPLPVSSVSWEDASAYCAWARGRLPTEAEWEYAARGPEGYVFPWGNAWIEDICRCANEIAGRHFTDLDAWREWLNGGGSRNEDGSYDNPCWLSDHVAQLEGPRPARDYPSDRSWCGVSGMAGLVREWCSDWYDPDYYPESPSKNPQGPENPPKHPCRAMRGGAWLCAAYQCRGAQRLFYPPDTRNTNDHGIRCVIDV, encoded by the coding sequence ATGAATGCCGCTTCCCTCGGAAGGGCGACGAACGATGTAGACGGTGCGTCCCTAGTACTAGTCCCCGAAGGTAGATTTACGATGGGATCTGACCGTAAGGCCGTACTGGCGCTCTGGAAGGAGATGGGATGGGACCAGAGGTGGTTGGATCATACCGTTGGCGGGAAGCACTGGATTGGCGAATTACACGAGCACGAAGTCGAGATCAGTGCGTGCTGGATGTATGAAGAACCGGTCACGATCGGACAATACCACGCCTTCATTGAAGATTCGGGAAGAGAGCCTCCGGTTGATCAAGATATCCATAGGTCATGGAACAGTGCGTGGACTGAAGGGTTGCCTATACCCGGAAGTGAACCTCTTCCGGTCAGTTCGGTGAGTTGGGAAGACGCATCCGCCTATTGCGCTTGGGCGAGAGGCCGTCTGCCTACGGAAGCAGAATGGGAATACGCGGCGCGGGGTCCTGAAGGATACGTCTTCCCATGGGGAAACGCGTGGATCGAGGATATATGTCGTTGCGCCAACGAAATTGCCGGCCGTCATTTCACCGATCTCGATGCATGGAGGGAATGGCTAAACGGCGGTGGGTCCCGTAACGAGGATGGCTCGTATGACAATCCCTGTTGGCTTTCCGATCACGTCGCGCAGCTTGAAGGTCCCAGGCCTGCCCGGGACTATCCCAGCGACCGAAGTTGGTGTGGCGTTTCAGGCATGGCGGGGCTTGTACGTGAGTGGTGCAGCGACTGGTACGATCCCGACTACTATCCCGAAAGCCCCAGTAAGAATCCACAAGGACCGGAGAATCCGCCGAAACATCCCTGTCGCGCCATGCGGGGCGGAGCGTGGCTCTGTGCCGCGTATCAGTGCAGAGGCGCACAACGTCTATTCTATCCACCAGATACACGAAATACGAACGATCACGGTATTCGATGTGTTATTGATGTGTAG
- a CDS encoding fumarylacetoacetate hydrolase family protein, translated as MKLVTFGESGQERIGAVVGDEIVDLGSADASLPGTVLGVLEADAVGAVARAVESGAGTRTPLEGARLASPLPRPPKIVCVGLNYLDHATEQNVPLPEHPLLFSKATSSVVGPCDDVVLPAESEQVDYEVELAVVIGKTATAVSEADAYDYIAGYTVANDVSARDIQFRQQQWHQGKSYDTFCPMGPWLVTKDEIPDPNALAVKLTLNGTVLQDSNTDNLIFDVPTLVSRISSAMTLLPGDVISTGTPAGVGVFRDPKILLKDGDYMETWVEGIGTLKNHVR; from the coding sequence ATGAAGCTTGTGACCTTTGGAGAAAGCGGACAGGAACGGATTGGTGCCGTCGTCGGCGACGAGATCGTAGATCTGGGGTCCGCCGACGCATCGCTGCCCGGCACCGTGCTGGGCGTGCTGGAAGCGGACGCCGTCGGAGCGGTCGCCCGTGCGGTGGAGAGCGGCGCCGGTACGCGGACGCCCCTGGAAGGCGCGCGGCTGGCGTCTCCCCTACCCCGTCCGCCCAAGATCGTGTGCGTCGGGCTCAACTACCTCGATCACGCGACGGAGCAGAACGTGCCGCTGCCCGAACACCCGCTGCTCTTCTCCAAGGCCACCTCGTCCGTGGTGGGTCCCTGCGACGACGTGGTGCTGCCGGCGGAAAGCGAGCAGGTGGACTACGAGGTGGAGCTCGCCGTGGTCATCGGCAAAACCGCCACTGCCGTGTCCGAAGCGGACGCCTACGACTACATCGCCGGGTACACCGTGGCCAACGACGTCAGCGCCCGCGACATCCAGTTCCGGCAGCAGCAGTGGCACCAGGGCAAAAGCTACGACACGTTCTGTCCCATGGGCCCGTGGCTGGTGACGAAGGACGAGATCCCCGATCCGAACGCGCTCGCCGTGAAACTGACGCTGAACGGGACGGTGCTGCAGGACAGCAACACGGACAACCTCATCTTCGACGTGCCCACGCTGGTATCGCGCATATCGAGCGCCATGACCCTGCTGCCTGGCGACGTGATCTCGACCGGTACGCCCGCGGGCGTGGGCGTGTTCCGCGATCCGAAGATCCTGCTCAAGGACGGCGACTACATGGAAACCTGGGTGGAAGGCATCGGCACGCTGAAGAACCACGTGCGATAG
- a CDS encoding nucleotidyltransferase family protein, which produces MITGLVLAAGRSERMGTPKQLLPFGGVTLIEHVVRTLTRSRLGKDVVVVLGDRAMDIVKRISGLPVRLAYNPDPEGDMVSSIRCGLAYIEPDQAIMIALGDQPLVTTGIVNRLFDEYEGRPEGMVLPVHDGKRGHPMILSPAYREEILFESMPGGLKALRDRHSGSVRTVPVDTDAVLVDLDYRSDYEEALRRWKEDSESGEC; this is translated from the coding sequence ATGATTACGGGTCTCGTTCTCGCCGCCGGCCGGTCCGAGCGCATGGGGACGCCGAAACAGCTGCTGCCCTTCGGCGGCGTCACGCTGATCGAACACGTGGTCCGCACGCTGACGCGTTCGCGCCTGGGAAAGGACGTAGTCGTCGTGCTGGGCGACCGCGCCATGGACATCGTAAAGCGGATCTCGGGGCTGCCGGTCCGCCTCGCGTACAACCCGGACCCGGAAGGCGACATGGTCTCGTCGATCCGATGCGGCCTGGCGTACATCGAACCCGATCAGGCCATCATGATCGCCCTCGGCGATCAGCCCCTGGTCACGACCGGGATCGTGAACCGTTTGTTCGACGAATACGAGGGGCGACCTGAGGGCATGGTACTCCCTGTGCACGACGGGAAGCGGGGACATCCCATGATCCTGTCGCCCGCGTACCGCGAGGAAATCCTGTTCGAATCCATGCCGGGCGGATTGAAGGCGCTTCGCGACCGGCACTCAGGCAGCGTCCGCACGGTACCGGTGGACACGGATGCGGTACTCGTCGACCTGGACTACCGAAGCGATTACGAAGAGGCTCTGCGAAGATGGAAAGAGGATTCCGAATCCGGTGAGTGCTAA
- a CDS encoding proline hydroxylase — protein MTLNEQQIAAFHESGYLFFAGLLDEEEVRTLKNAVPDVLSREGPEVVREKEDPTAARLAFGAHTYSEPFERLARLPRLMDPVRQLLGDEVYLHQTRMNPKQGFGSGASWTWHQDYPSWYKVDGMPEPNCIMASVFIDDCTPVTSPLLIIPGSHRWGLLDSELHEDAKGRGYDLFHIDQPTLQQLADENGIEPLIGPAGSVALIHCNIVHGSADNVSPWRRAIFYLIYNATSNGCTREVRPWYQNNRDFTPLEPIGDDGLRAYNTAQAPPAR, from the coding sequence ATGACGCTGAATGAACAGCAGATCGCCGCGTTCCACGAATCGGGATACCTGTTCTTCGCGGGATTGCTCGACGAAGAGGAAGTGAGGACGCTTAAGAACGCGGTGCCGGACGTGCTCAGCCGGGAGGGACCGGAGGTAGTGCGGGAGAAGGAAGACCCCACGGCCGCCCGGTTGGCCTTCGGAGCGCATACTTACTCCGAGCCCTTCGAACGGTTGGCGCGGCTTCCTCGCCTGATGGACCCGGTCCGCCAGTTGCTGGGGGACGAGGTCTACCTGCACCAGACCCGCATGAACCCCAAGCAGGGCTTCGGGAGCGGGGCGTCGTGGACCTGGCACCAGGATTACCCGTCATGGTACAAGGTCGACGGCATGCCCGAGCCGAATTGCATCATGGCGTCGGTGTTCATCGATGATTGCACGCCGGTCACCTCGCCGCTCCTGATCATTCCGGGTTCCCACCGGTGGGGCCTGCTGGACTCGGAACTGCACGAGGACGCGAAAGGCCGCGGCTACGATCTTTTCCACATCGACCAGCCGACGCTTCAGCAACTGGCCGACGAGAACGGCATCGAACCGCTGATCGGTCCGGCGGGCTCGGTCGCCCTGATCCACTGCAATATCGTCCACGGATCTGCGGACAACGTCTCCCCTTGGCGCCGGGCTATCTTCTACCTGATCTATAACGCTACGAGTAACGGTTGCACGCGCGAGGTCAGGCCCTGGTACCAGAACAACCGGGACTTCACGCCCCTGGAACCGATCGGGGATGACGGGCTGCGGGCGTACAATACCGCGCAGGCCCCCCCGGCTCGCTAA
- a CDS encoding 2-oxo acid dehydrogenase subunit E2, which produces MATEIIMPVLGMTMESGIIVEWMKEEGDSVAEGEVLFNVETDKSVMEVEAKASGTLLKILHGPGDDVPIQQVIGYIGEAGEAIAEAVDTSAPGDGDAATNGTTAGTAATPTDGAADGTTGGQDDAAAAGAATPGPSGRVKISPKARRYARDLGIAIEHIAGTGPGGRIVFSDVEAFAARTAAAAPAPAPAPAPAPAPAPAPGRGAGPGSKRVQRRAPLSGLRKVAATRLAESASTVPHFYLTMDVDMSRLTGLREQLIAYGEKRGLARVSVNDLIIKAAGIALRSFPAVNASLEGGEVVEYADVNVGFAVALDDGLVVPVVAAADQKSVFDIAATTRYLGEKARGKGLGPEDYGYGTFTISNLGMYGVDQFTAIINPPEAAILAVGRVKDTPVVVDGKVEIKAMMSITLSSDHRLIDGAVAGRFLSHLREILEQPLELLIGQDGA; this is translated from the coding sequence ATGGCCACTGAAATCATCATGCCCGTTCTCGGCATGACCATGGAATCCGGAATCATCGTGGAGTGGATGAAAGAGGAAGGCGATTCCGTCGCGGAAGGCGAGGTGCTCTTCAACGTCGAAACGGACAAGAGCGTGATGGAGGTGGAGGCCAAGGCTTCCGGTACGCTGCTCAAGATTCTGCACGGCCCGGGCGACGACGTGCCCATTCAGCAGGTCATCGGTTACATCGGCGAAGCGGGCGAGGCCATTGCTGAAGCGGTCGACACGAGTGCCCCCGGCGACGGCGACGCGGCAACCAACGGCACAACGGCCGGTACAGCGGCCACCCCAACCGACGGCGCAGCGGACGGCACCACAGGTGGCCAGGATGATGCTGCGGCCGCCGGCGCCGCAACGCCCGGACCATCCGGCCGCGTGAAGATTTCCCCGAAGGCGCGGCGATACGCCCGCGACCTCGGCATCGCCATCGAGCACATCGCGGGGACGGGCCCCGGAGGGCGGATCGTATTCTCAGACGTGGAGGCCTTCGCCGCCCGGACCGCCGCAGCGGCCCCCGCGCCGGCCCCGGCTCCCGCGCCGGCCCCGGCTCCCGCCCCGGCCCCCGGACGCGGTGCCGGCCCGGGTTCGAAACGCGTCCAGCGCCGCGCCCCGCTCAGCGGACTGCGCAAGGTCGCCGCGACGCGACTGGCCGAAAGCGCGTCGACCGTTCCCCACTTCTACCTCACCATGGACGTGGACATGTCCCGCCTAACCGGGCTTCGCGAACAACTTATCGCCTATGGTGAGAAGCGCGGCCTGGCCAGGGTTTCCGTGAACGACCTGATCATCAAGGCCGCCGGCATCGCCTTGCGGTCCTTTCCGGCCGTCAACGCCTCCCTCGAGGGCGGGGAGGTCGTGGAATACGCCGACGTGAACGTGGGCTTCGCCGTCGCCCTCGATGACGGACTGGTCGTGCCCGTGGTGGCAGCCGCCGATCAGAAATCGGTCTTCGACATCGCCGCGACGACCCGGTATCTGGGCGAGAAGGCCCGCGGAAAGGGCCTGGGTCCCGAAGACTACGGCTACGGCACCTTCACCATCTCCAATCTCGGCATGTACGGCGTGGACCAGTTCACCGCCATCATCAACCCGCCGGAAGCGGCCATTCTCGCCGTGGGGCGGGTCAAGGACACCCCGGTCGTGGTGGACGGAAAGGTCGAAATCAAGGCCATGATGTCGATAACCCTGTCCTCCGACCACCGGCTCATCGACGGCGCGGTCGCCGGCCGCTTCCTCTCCCACCTCAGGGAAATCCTCGAGCAGCCGCTCGAACTGCTGATCGGGCAGGACGGCGCGTAA
- a CDS encoding pentapeptide repeat-containing protein codes for MEKLNREQALARAADTGDLTGVDLGGLDLSEAILPRVDFRDANLEGTDFTNADLTESEFRDAKMNGADLSGAKLERAVLIGAHIVGARFDGAHMVGAFLNGATASGASFRKADLRAARIGVPRFQSDDPFAAATCFEGADMTWCLFGEADLTGVDLRNANLSHAHMYETEMRSALLDGAVLTGVRLKRQTVQAE; via the coding sequence ATGGAGAAACTGAACAGGGAACAGGCGCTGGCCCGGGCGGCGGACACGGGCGACCTCACGGGGGTGGACCTGGGCGGCCTGGATCTGTCGGAGGCCATTCTGCCCCGGGTCGATTTCAGGGACGCCAACCTCGAAGGAACGGATTTCACCAACGCCGATCTGACCGAATCCGAGTTCCGCGACGCGAAGATGAACGGTGCGGATCTTTCGGGCGCGAAGCTCGAGCGGGCGGTGCTGATCGGCGCCCACATCGTGGGAGCCCGGTTCGACGGCGCCCACATGGTCGGCGCCTTTCTCAACGGCGCGACCGCGTCGGGCGCCAGTTTCAGGAAGGCGGACCTGCGCGCGGCCCGGATCGGCGTGCCCAGGTTCCAGTCCGACGATCCCTTCGCCGCGGCCACGTGTTTCGAAGGCGCGGATATGACCTGGTGTCTCTTCGGGGAGGCGGACCTGACGGGGGTGGACCTGCGAAACGCCAACTTGTCCCATGCCCACATGTACGAGACGGAGATGCGTAGCGCCCTGCTCGACGGCGCGGTCCTGACCGGCGTCCGGCTGAAGCGACAGACGGTCCAGGCAGAGTAG
- a CDS encoding D-glycerate dehydrogenase — MRYSSTWTTEAITKRLCEDGKRIPNPVSANVLVTRRIPDESIRMLDAACGVVDVNPHDRAMTRGEFLEAVRGRDGLLCLLTEDIDDEVLDIAPGLKGIAMYAVGYNNVDVDACTRRGIPVSNTPGVLTDTTADVAWALIFATARRVAEGDRFVREGRFVGWGPLLMLGSDVTGKTLGIIGGGRIGTATARRAAGFSMPVVYTSRRRNATIECTGARYLPLDDLLRESDFVSLHVPLTSETTHLIGERELDLMKPTAYLINTTRGPVVDEKALVRALREGAIAGAGLDVFEREPELEPGLADLENAVLLPHVGSGTVATRIKMGNTAAANLIAMVSGEDPPNCVNPEWKRYKPSTPSE, encoded by the coding sequence ATGCGGTACTCGTCGACCTGGACTACCGAAGCGATTACGAAGAGGCTCTGCGAAGATGGAAAGAGGATTCCGAATCCGGTGAGTGCTAACGTACTCGTTACCCGGCGCATTCCCGACGAATCCATCCGGATGCTGGATGCGGCCTGCGGCGTGGTGGACGTCAACCCCCATGACCGGGCGATGACCCGCGGGGAATTCCTCGAGGCGGTCCGTGGGCGCGATGGGCTGCTCTGCCTGCTGACCGAGGACATTGACGACGAGGTCCTGGACATCGCTCCGGGCCTGAAGGGCATAGCCATGTACGCGGTCGGGTACAACAACGTCGACGTGGACGCCTGCACGCGGCGCGGCATTCCGGTGTCCAACACGCCGGGCGTGCTGACCGACACGACCGCCGATGTCGCCTGGGCCCTGATATTCGCCACGGCCCGCCGGGTCGCGGAAGGCGACCGGTTTGTGCGGGAGGGACGCTTTGTGGGATGGGGTCCCCTGCTGATGCTGGGCAGCGATGTCACGGGCAAGACGCTGGGCATCATCGGCGGGGGACGCATCGGCACGGCAACGGCCCGGCGAGCGGCCGGTTTTTCCATGCCCGTCGTCTATACGAGCCGCAGGCGCAACGCGACCATCGAATGCACGGGCGCAAGGTATCTCCCGCTGGACGACCTGCTCCGGGAATCGGATTTCGTGTCGCTGCACGTGCCGCTCACGTCCGAGACTACCCACCTCATCGGCGAACGCGAACTGGACCTGATGAAGCCCACGGCCTACCTCATCAATACGACCCGCGGACCCGTGGTCGACGAGAAGGCCCTGGTACGGGCACTGCGCGAAGGCGCTATCGCCGGCGCCGGACTCGACGTCTTCGAGCGGGAGCCGGAACTGGAACCGGGCCTGGCGGACCTGGAGAACGCGGTCCTGCTGCCCCACGTCGGCAGCGGGACGGTCGCCACGCGCATCAAGATGGGCAACACGGCCGCGGCCAACCTGATCGCCATGGTCAGCGGGGAGGACCCGCCGAACTGTGTGAACCCGGAATGGAAGCGATATAAACCCTCAACACCATCTGAATGA
- a CDS encoding N(4)-(beta-N-acetylglucosaminyl)-L-asparaginase: MPVTRRAFLETSALALTGLAAGHAASAKAHAAPVPTNHGAPAPPTIVSSRNGIRGVRKAYEMMTKDQADPLDAVIAGVNIQELDPNDQSVGLGGRPNADGVVTLDASVMHGPTRRAGSVAALEDIASASLVAKAIMDYTDHIMLVGKGAKRFALGMGFKEQNLLSEESRQDWLRWRSQLNPDDDWLDHEDDIVIDRPGGTINMCGVDANGDIGSVTTTSGLSWKIPGRVGDSPIIGTGQYCDNEVGAAGSTGRGEANIKVCGAFLIVEFMRQGKSPQEACLATLERAVAMTEDRLLTDDGRPMFSLNFYAVAKDGRFGGATMYQMPDEYLEYFPGRDSYAVANADGARLVPLAYVFDKSKIPAPTMERLMERVEERKLERQQR, translated from the coding sequence ATGCCAGTTACCCGCCGCGCTTTTCTGGAAACCTCCGCCCTCGCGCTGACCGGCCTTGCCGCTGGTCACGCGGCGTCCGCGAAGGCCCACGCCGCACCGGTACCCACCAACCACGGCGCCCCCGCGCCGCCGACCATTGTTTCGTCTCGCAACGGGATCCGCGGTGTCAGGAAGGCCTACGAGATGATGACGAAGGACCAGGCCGACCCGCTCGACGCGGTCATCGCCGGCGTGAACATACAGGAGCTGGATCCGAATGACCAATCCGTGGGGTTGGGCGGGCGTCCGAACGCGGACGGCGTCGTCACCCTGGACGCCTCGGTCATGCACGGACCCACCCGGCGGGCCGGTTCCGTCGCCGCGCTGGAGGATATCGCCTCGGCGTCGCTGGTGGCCAAGGCGATCATGGATTATACCGATCACATCATGCTGGTCGGCAAGGGCGCGAAGCGCTTCGCCCTGGGCATGGGTTTCAAGGAGCAGAACCTGCTGTCCGAAGAGAGCAGGCAGGACTGGCTGCGCTGGCGGTCCCAGCTCAACCCGGACGACGACTGGCTCGACCACGAGGACGACATCGTGATCGACCGTCCGGGCGGCACGATCAACATGTGCGGCGTGGACGCCAACGGAGATATCGGCAGCGTGACGACCACGAGCGGCCTTTCCTGGAAGATCCCGGGCCGCGTGGGCGACAGCCCCATCATCGGCACGGGGCAGTACTGCGACAACGAAGTGGGCGCCGCCGGTTCCACGGGCCGTGGAGAAGCGAACATCAAGGTTTGCGGCGCATTTCTCATCGTGGAATTCATGCGGCAGGGCAAATCACCCCAGGAAGCCTGCCTGGCTACGCTCGAACGGGCCGTGGCCATGACGGAGGACCGCCTGCTGACGGACGACGGCCGGCCCATGTTCAGCCTGAACTTCTACGCCGTGGCCAAGGACGGCCGGTTCGGCGGGGCGACCATGTACCAGATGCCGGATGAATACCTGGAGTACTTCCCGGGACGGGACAGCTACGCCGTGGCCAACGCCGACGGCGCCCGGCTGGTACCCCTGGCCTACGTCTTTGACAAATCGAAGATCCCCGCGCCGACGATGGAACGGTTGATGGAACGGGTGGAAGAAAGGAAGTTGGAGCGGCAGCAGAGATAA
- a CDS encoding RNA methyltransferase: MTITSLQNPRIKAIRALSQRKRRQENGLFFAEGIRLVDEAVQTGADVETLVVAPELLRSDFGRDTVRRAREEGVEILEVGADVFRSLSGKDGPAGIGVVARQRWTALDDAGVGRGSGDAAADDAAAAATLGWVVLEDVGNPGNLGSILRTSEAVGASGIILLGETVDPYDPASVRGSMGAIFSQRVVRSSLEALIPWKRRTGIPMVGTSDAASADFRSVTYDLPLLLCLGGEQHGLSRAVMDACDTVVRIPMAGRADSLNLAVAAGVMLYEVLSRVRGEV; the protein is encoded by the coding sequence ATGACCATTACCAGTCTGCAGAACCCCCGGATCAAGGCGATCCGCGCGCTCTCACAGCGCAAACGGCGGCAGGAGAACGGATTGTTCTTCGCGGAAGGCATCCGGCTCGTCGACGAGGCGGTGCAGACCGGAGCGGACGTCGAAACCCTCGTCGTTGCGCCGGAACTGCTTCGAAGCGATTTCGGTCGGGACACGGTACGCCGGGCGAGGGAAGAAGGCGTCGAAATCCTGGAGGTCGGCGCCGACGTCTTTCGATCGTTGTCGGGGAAGGACGGACCGGCGGGCATCGGGGTGGTCGCCAGGCAGCGATGGACCGCCCTGGACGACGCGGGTGTGGGGCGGGGAAGCGGCGATGCTGCCGCAGACGATGCCGCCGCAGCCGCCACCCTGGGCTGGGTGGTCCTCGAGGACGTGGGCAACCCGGGCAACCTCGGTTCGATCCTTCGGACGAGCGAGGCGGTGGGCGCGTCTGGCATCATCCTGCTGGGGGAGACGGTGGATCCCTACGATCCCGCGTCCGTGCGGGGCAGCATGGGCGCGATATTCTCGCAGCGGGTCGTCCGTTCGTCGCTCGAAGCGCTGATCCCCTGGAAGCGCCGGACTGGAATCCCGATGGTTGGCACGTCGGACGCCGCGTCGGCCGACTTCAGGTCCGTGACCTACGACCTACCCCTCCTCCTGTGCCTGGGTGGCGAGCAGCACGGTCTCTCCAGAGCAGTCATGGATGCCTGCGATACCGTGGTACGCATTCCCATGGCCGGCCGGGCCGATTCCCTGAATCTGGCTGTGGCCGCGGGCGTAATGCTGTACGAGGTGTTGAGCCGGGTGCGGGGTGAGGTCTGA
- a CDS encoding exo-alpha-sialidase, whose translation MIGTCEQSVLWTSGTDGYDTYRIPAIIVTKRGTVLAFCEGRRNSRSDTGDIDMLVKRSADGGRTWSDQKVVWGDAGNTCGNPCPLVDRETGTVWLPMTHNRGIDHEPRIIDGTSEGTRTVWVTASEDDGRTWREPRDITATAKRPDWTWYATGPGNGIQLSSGRLLIPCDHIEAGTKRYYSHVVYSDDHGETWALGGSTLVDQVNECCVVELENGDMLLNTRNYDRTRRTRQVTVSSDGGMTWRDQRHVETLIEPICQAALVRYPDKGDRLLFSNPASREERRNLTVRLSGNGGRSWLHERVLHPGPAAYSSLAVLPDGTAACLYERGEDHPYETITLARFDLEWMMDG comes from the coding sequence ATGATCGGCACCTGTGAACAGTCCGTCCTGTGGACCAGTGGCACAGATGGTTACGATACCTACCGCATTCCCGCAATCATCGTGACGAAGCGGGGAACGGTCCTCGCCTTCTGCGAAGGCCGGAGGAACAGCCGGAGCGATACGGGCGACATTGATATGCTGGTGAAGCGCAGCGCGGACGGCGGGCGCACTTGGTCGGACCAGAAGGTGGTATGGGGGGACGCGGGGAACACCTGCGGCAATCCCTGTCCCCTGGTCGACCGTGAGACCGGGACGGTCTGGCTGCCGATGACCCACAACCGGGGCATCGACCACGAACCCCGGATCATCGACGGGACGAGCGAGGGCACGCGGACCGTGTGGGTCACGGCGAGCGAGGACGACGGCCGCACGTGGCGCGAGCCGCGGGACATCACCGCCACCGCCAAGCGACCGGACTGGACCTGGTACGCCACCGGACCGGGCAACGGCATCCAGCTTTCTTCGGGCCGGCTTTTGATTCCCTGCGATCATATCGAGGCCGGCACGAAGCGCTACTACTCCCATGTCGTCTACAGCGACGACCACGGGGAAACCTGGGCACTGGGCGGTTCCACTCTGGTCGACCAGGTCAACGAATGCTGCGTCGTCGAGCTGGAGAACGGAGACATGCTGCTCAACACACGGAATTACGACCGGACCCGGCGCACCCGGCAGGTCACCGTCAGCAGCGACGGCGGGATGACCTGGCGGGACCAGCGCCACGTCGAAACCCTGATCGAACCGATCTGCCAGGCAGCCCTCGTCCGGTATCCCGACAAGGGCGACCGGCTGCTATTCTCGAACCCGGCCAGCAGGGAGGAGCGGCGCAACCTGACCGTGCGTCTCTCCGGCAACGGCGGCAGATCCTGGCTCCACGAGCGGGTGCTGCATCCGGGACCGGCCGCCTATTCATCCCTGGCCGTGCTTCCGGACGGGACCGCCGCCTGCCTGTACGAGCGCGGGGAAGACCATCCCTACGAGACGATCACGCTGGCCCGGTTCGACCTGGAGTGGATGATGGATGGTTGA